In the Paenibacillus pabuli genome, one interval contains:
- a CDS encoding ABC transporter substrate-binding protein gives MRLKKRGTFALMLAALMLVISACGGKTETSSPVSGAQADAASAEPTQLTWWHSMSGAGEKAINQLASDFNASHPDIQVKAIYQGKYDESLNKLKASMGSDSGPDIIQVYEIGSKFMIDSGMITPVQNFIDKDKFDLSQLEPNIIRYYTIDGKLNAMPFNTSNPILYYNKDMFKAAGLDPENPPKTYEEFEQAAKALAKDGKPGASMAIYGWFMEQFFANQNADYVNNGNGRDGAATESLLNSEAGVKTLTWWKKMIDEKTLSNLGRSTDDTTAAFTAEQIGMTLDSTAGLRKIVEGAGDKFELGTGFLPRPADAKEGGVVVGGASLYIMNNKSKAQQQAAWEFIKYLATPEVQANWSVATGYFPITTAAYDQQVLKDNMAKYPQFQTAVDQLHASADSTATSGAVMGVFPEARQLVEGAIETVLNGQGTPQEALDAAAKQITDKIAQYNSTVKK, from the coding sequence ATGCGTTTGAAAAAAAGAGGCACATTTGCATTGATGTTGGCTGCACTCATGTTGGTGATATCCGCCTGCGGCGGCAAAACAGAGACAAGCAGTCCGGTAAGTGGAGCTCAAGCGGATGCGGCATCTGCTGAACCAACTCAACTGACGTGGTGGCATTCCATGTCCGGAGCAGGGGAGAAAGCCATTAACCAGCTCGCTTCCGATTTCAATGCAAGTCATCCGGATATTCAGGTGAAAGCAATCTATCAAGGGAAATACGATGAGAGTCTGAACAAGCTGAAAGCATCCATGGGATCGGACAGCGGTCCGGACATCATCCAGGTATACGAGATCGGCAGTAAGTTCATGATCGATTCGGGCATGATCACACCAGTACAGAATTTCATCGATAAGGACAAGTTCGACCTGTCCCAACTGGAGCCGAATATCATCCGTTATTACACGATTGATGGCAAACTGAACGCGATGCCTTTTAACACATCGAACCCGATTCTGTACTACAACAAGGATATGTTTAAGGCAGCAGGTCTTGATCCGGAAAACCCGCCGAAGACATATGAAGAGTTTGAACAAGCGGCCAAAGCGCTGGCAAAAGACGGCAAGCCAGGTGCATCCATGGCGATTTACGGCTGGTTTATGGAGCAGTTCTTCGCAAACCAGAATGCAGATTATGTAAACAATGGTAACGGAAGAGACGGAGCTGCAACGGAATCTCTCTTGAACTCCGAAGCGGGTGTAAAGACGCTGACATGGTGGAAAAAGATGATTGACGAGAAGACCCTCTCCAATCTGGGTCGCAGCACAGACGATACAACGGCAGCGTTTACCGCAGAGCAAATCGGCATGACACTGGATTCCACCGCTGGGCTGCGTAAAATCGTGGAGGGCGCTGGTGACAAGTTTGAACTGGGAACAGGCTTCCTGCCTCGTCCGGCAGATGCCAAAGAAGGCGGCGTGGTTGTAGGTGGCGCAAGCTTGTACATCATGAACAACAAATCGAAAGCACAGCAGCAAGCTGCTTGGGAATTCATCAAGTACTTGGCTACACCTGAAGTACAAGCCAACTGGAGTGTTGCGACAGGATACTTCCCAATTACGACAGCAGCCTACGATCAGCAAGTATTAAAGGATAATATGGCGAAGTACCCGCAATTCCAGACAGCAGTCGACCAATTGCACGCTTCCGCTGATTCGACAGCAACATCCGGGGCTGTAATGGGCGTATTCCCGGAAGCCAGACAACTTGTCGAAGGAGCGATC
- a CDS encoding carbohydrate ABC transporter permease: MKTPWTKTLLYALLTICAALVLYPVLYTFFMAVMTPEDASAYPPHIIPQSIDLSNFTEVFDIVPIGSFIGNTFLVAGLTMLGQLITASMAAYAFAKMQFKGKNVIFSMFVATMMIPWEVTMIPNYLTIRSWGWLDSYQGLTVPFLATAFGTFLLRQFFMQLPKELFEAAKIDGCGHIRYFVSHVLPLSRPALGTLAIYSFLNMYNSYLWPLLVTNTPEMRTVQIGISMLEFQESTAWNLVFAGTALVILPSLLLLVFGLKQLVRGMAAGALKG, from the coding sequence ATGAAAACACCATGGACGAAAACACTGTTGTATGCATTGCTTACCATCTGTGCGGCGCTTGTGCTCTATCCGGTGCTGTACACCTTTTTCATGGCAGTCATGACACCTGAGGATGCCAGCGCCTATCCGCCGCATATCATTCCACAGTCGATCGATCTATCCAATTTTACCGAAGTGTTCGATATTGTTCCCATCGGCTCCTTCATCGGAAATACGTTCCTGGTTGCAGGTCTTACGATGCTTGGACAGCTGATAACAGCGAGTATGGCTGCGTATGCTTTTGCCAAAATGCAGTTTAAAGGCAAAAACGTCATCTTCAGCATGTTCGTTGCAACGATGATGATCCCATGGGAAGTCACCATGATTCCCAATTATCTGACGATCCGCAGTTGGGGATGGCTGGATAGTTACCAAGGGCTTACCGTGCCGTTTCTGGCAACGGCATTCGGCACATTCCTGTTAAGGCAGTTCTTCATGCAGCTGCCGAAGGAGCTGTTCGAGGCAGCGAAGATCGATGGATGTGGACATATCCGCTATTTTGTATCGCATGTTCTGCCGCTGTCCCGTCCTGCATTAGGAACGCTTGCGATCTATTCATTCCTGAATATGTACAACTCCTATCTGTGGCCACTGCTTGTAACAAACACGCCAGAGATGAGAACGGTGCAGATCGGAATTTCAATGCTGGAGTTTCAGGAATCCACGGCATGGAACCTGGTGTTTGCCGGAACGGCACTGGTTATCCTGCCTTCGTTGCTGCTGCTCGTTTTCGGGTTGAAACAGCTTGTCCGGGGGATGGCTGCAGGCGCACTGAAGGGCTAG
- a CDS encoding carbohydrate ABC transporter permease: protein MRENLLAYGFLAPSLLLFAVFLFYPMFKSVYLSLHSTDPTGQIAAYVGLDNFKAVFQSGLFLQGMKVTLLFVLFTVPTGILAALILAALTHNRFKGMRLFQFVFSLPVVLSVGSSAVIWKFLFHPTLGMLNYLLSKVGIDPIPWLTSPDWALVSISIMTIWMNLGFNYIILSSGLQGIPDEIYESAKIDGAGPLLTFRKISMPLLSPTLFFVTVVSIIGAFQSFGQINILTRGGPMDSTNVFVYSIYQEAFVNFRFGTGSAQALILFAVIMLLTLIQFKWVERKVHYQ, encoded by the coding sequence ATGCGGGAGAATTTGCTGGCCTATGGTTTCCTGGCACCATCGCTGCTTTTGTTTGCAGTGTTTCTGTTTTACCCAATGTTTAAGTCTGTTTATCTGAGTTTGCACTCCACAGATCCTACCGGTCAAATCGCGGCTTACGTGGGACTGGACAACTTCAAGGCTGTGTTTCAGTCGGGGCTGTTTTTGCAGGGAATGAAAGTAACGCTGCTGTTTGTCCTGTTCACTGTGCCAACCGGCATACTGGCTGCCTTGATTCTGGCAGCATTGACTCACAACCGTTTCAAGGGCATGCGCTTGTTCCAGTTTGTATTCTCTCTCCCGGTTGTATTATCGGTGGGTTCGTCGGCCGTCATCTGGAAGTTCCTGTTCCACCCGACTCTAGGCATGTTGAATTATCTGCTTAGCAAGGTGGGCATCGATCCAATTCCTTGGCTGACCAGTCCGGATTGGGCGCTAGTCTCCATCTCCATCATGACGATCTGGATGAATCTCGGATTCAATTACATCATCTTGTCCAGCGGATTGCAGGGCATCCCGGATGAGATTTATGAAAGTGCGAAGATTGATGGTGCAGGTCCGCTGCTTACGTTTCGCAAAATCTCCATGCCACTGCTTTCACCGACCCTGTTTTTTGTAACAGTCGTTTCGATCATCGGTGCTTTTCAGTCGTTTGGACAGATTAACATATTAACCCGTGGTGGCCCGATGGACAGTACCAATGTATTCGTCTATTCCATCTATCAGGAAGCCTTCGTTAATTTCCGCTTCGGAACGGGAAGTGCACAGGCACTCATCCTATTCGCGGTTATTATGCTGCTGACCCTGATTCAGTTCAAGTGGGTGGAAAGGAAAGTACACTACCAATGA
- a CDS encoding APC family permease has translation MLGKMKRILIGRPMKSAELDAEKLGKWKALAILSSDALSSVAYGTEQILLVLVAAGFAALWYSVPISIAVLGLLVILIFSYRQTIFAYPTGGGAYIVAKDNLGTTSSLIAGGSLLVDYILTVAVSSSAGTDAITSAFPVLHDYSVVIALMMIVFLTIMNLRGVTESASVLAIPIYLFIFSIAVLIISGSIKFLTGGMEAAAPEFGTSLSHVSMFLLLKAFSSGCSALTGVEAVSNAIPNFKQPAEKNAAGTLMLMGCILGVMFIGITLLAFGYGVKPDPHATVISQIAEATFGRGWMYFIIQGVTALILFLAANTAYSAFPLLSFMMAKDKYMPHMFMVRGDRLGFSNGIIFLSVMSALLVVGFKGNTESLIPLYAVGVFIPFTLSQLGMMIRWIKVKPSGWQMKLLVNTVGMLTTLSITLIFIFTKFTQTWVIFIFLPLVVYVFMRIHRHYCNIADELRIDIKLDKPAHKGNTIVIPVAGITRVVMNTISYAQTMSDHVVALYIGFDDESIRKMEQKWEEWNPGVRLVVIKSRYRSIMGPLKRFIDTVEWKTAETDHITILIPQFITKHWWQNVLHNQTSFMIRAYLINYKDVIVTTVPYHLNR, from the coding sequence ATGCTTGGCAAAATGAAGAGAATCTTAATCGGCAGACCGATGAAATCGGCTGAACTGGACGCAGAAAAATTGGGGAAATGGAAGGCGCTCGCCATCCTATCCTCCGATGCGCTGTCCTCCGTGGCCTATGGTACGGAACAGATCTTATTGGTGCTCGTTGCGGCCGGATTTGCCGCCTTGTGGTATTCTGTGCCGATCTCCATTGCTGTGCTGGGATTACTCGTCATTTTAATTTTTTCCTATCGCCAGACGATATTTGCTTATCCTACAGGTGGCGGTGCGTACATCGTAGCCAAGGATAATCTGGGGACAACATCCAGCCTGATCGCTGGAGGATCTTTGCTGGTCGATTATATTCTAACGGTTGCTGTAAGTTCATCTGCAGGGACGGATGCTATTACATCTGCTTTTCCAGTGCTTCATGATTACAGCGTAGTGATTGCACTGATGATGATTGTTTTTCTGACGATTATGAATTTGCGGGGAGTTACGGAATCAGCTTCAGTGCTGGCGATCCCGATCTACCTGTTTATCTTTTCGATTGCGGTTTTGATTATATCAGGCAGCATTAAGTTTCTGACGGGTGGCATGGAAGCGGCAGCGCCTGAATTCGGAACAAGTCTGTCTCATGTGAGCATGTTTCTGCTGCTGAAGGCATTCAGCTCAGGCTGTTCCGCTCTGACCGGCGTGGAGGCAGTCAGTAATGCCATTCCGAACTTCAAGCAGCCTGCGGAGAAAAATGCAGCCGGGACATTAATGCTCATGGGATGTATTCTCGGGGTCATGTTTATCGGGATCACCTTGCTGGCCTTCGGATACGGAGTGAAACCGGATCCCCATGCTACGGTCATTTCACAGATTGCCGAAGCAACCTTCGGCAGAGGCTGGATGTATTTTATCATTCAGGGTGTAACGGCACTGATCTTGTTCCTGGCAGCGAATACGGCCTATTCCGCATTCCCGCTGCTGTCCTTCATGATGGCCAAGGACAAATATATGCCTCATATGTTTATGGTTAGGGGAGACCGGCTGGGCTTCTCGAACGGCATTATTTTTCTCAGTGTCATGTCTGCCTTACTGGTTGTTGGATTCAAAGGAAATACGGAAAGTCTGATTCCGCTCTACGCGGTAGGCGTGTTTATCCCATTCACCCTGTCGCAGCTCGGCATGATGATTCGCTGGATCAAGGTTAAGCCGTCTGGCTGGCAGATGAAGCTGCTGGTGAACACAGTCGGTATGCTAACCACACTGTCGATCACTTTGATTTTTATTTTCACCAAGTTCACGCAAACGTGGGTCATCTTTATCTTTTTGCCACTCGTCGTATATGTCTTCATGCGTATTCACCGCCATTACTGCAACATTGCAGATGAGCTGCGCATTGATATCAAGCTCGATAAGCCGGCCCACAAAGGCAACACGATAGTCATTCCGGTAGCTGGGATCACGCGGGTGGTGATGAACACAATCAGTTATGCGCAGACGATGTCGGATCATGTGGTTGCCCTGTATATCGGATTCGATGATGAGTCCATTCGCAAAATGGAGCAGAAGTGGGAGGAATGGAATCCAGGTGTGCGGCTGGTTGTTATTAAATCGAGATATCGCAGCATTATGGGCCCGTTGAAGAGATTCATCGATACCGTGGAATGGAAAACGGCCGAGACCGATCATATCACGATTTTGATTCCGCAATTCATCACCAAGCATTGGTGGCAAAATGTACTGCATAACCAGACCAGCTTCATGATCCGGGCCTATTTAATTAATTATAAAGACGTGATCGTGACGACGGTGCCGTATCATCTTAATCGGTAG